Part of the Methylorubrum populi genome is shown below.
TCCGAACAGCGGATGATGCGGGCACTGCGCGCATCCGCACCCGGCATCCTCCACAAAGAGCGCGCGATGATCGCGATGTACGGCACGTGGGAGGACGCGCCGGAGCAGAAGATCGTCGACGTCTTCATCTGCAAGATCCGGCGCAAGCTCATGGAGGCGCAGACCCGCATCCACATCGAGACGATCTGGGGGCGCGGCTGGAGGCTGACGCCCGAGAGCATCCAGATCTTCGACGGGATCGTCGCGGCTGATGCGGCCGACTATC
Proteins encoded:
- a CDS encoding helix-turn-helix domain-containing protein; the protein is MNAHAHHLTRSQVIALLEERDTLRETIRQLEDILVPFMVLPKDWRLTTSEQRMMRALRASAPGILHKERAMIAMYGTWEDAPEQKIVDVFICKIRRKLMEAQTRIHIETIWGRGWRLTPESIQIFDGIVAADAADYPAWPSAERAA